In the Pararge aegeria chromosome 16, ilParAegt1.1, whole genome shotgun sequence genome, ggtaatggTTTTATATCATGATTATGATCAATCAATCAAGCAACTTTGATATTTGCTATGGACGtatttattgtaactagatTAACCAAGTTTCTTTTCTGCAGGATCGGAACCAGTGATGAAGGAGACAAAGGATCAGAAGATGTTGTCGCCAGAGTACCGCCACACTGTCACATCACGATCAAATGCACAAGAGAGGTAAGAGATAAAAGATAcgagattattattatacatacattCCCAATGGACGTCCCCACTTgactttaaatacataatataaaaaataagccgTACAAATAATATGTCTATATTAATTGGccgtggtttaaaaaaaatgtcgtgCTGAAAATATATTAGAGAAGTGGCATCACATAATGTGGCATCATGTGTAAATGACCCATAAAGCATATCAAATTAGTTCGTCAGACAAAGGAAAATGACTTGGCAGACTTCCCATTTATTACCAAGTAGGTACTTTCTAGCTGTCTCTAATTAGCTTGCAACTATATTATAACATAGGTATTCTGCGTCCTGATGTTTTGAGTACACCGAAAAATTTCCTATAATCTTCTTCGGTCCCTGAATTTCTCCCGACTCAATGCGGCACATTCCACAGACCTCGACCGAAGTACAGCCTCGTGTAGCACGTCCGTGACCTATTTCGAAATACGAGTAGTTCTGTACACGTGCTGTTTCCCTGGTCTCTTATAAATCCATCTGATGTCCTACATAAAAATGAGGCTTTGCATTAAGTTCAAATAAATCTTTACATCCTCAAAACTAACCTTAACTGAAGGGCTTCAAGGCCGCTCTCtccaaaaatgtttaaaagtgTGTAATGGGTAACTTTTTCGTGGTAGTATCTACATAATAACcctgcaaataataataatatttacaagatAGACTCATCGAAAACTTTAAATATCTAAACAAAATTAGAAAGAAggaaatgaaattattaaaattatcgaaaagggttgtcgagtctaccggtgatcctagagcgggcagttacgttggccaacgaattagtttggccatccaaaggggcaatgctgcgagcatcttaggaactgtgcctcgctgcggtggtttcgaagacgttttagattttatttagttttacatattttactttaggttatatttatagaacAAATGTGAaaggaagaaataaataaatataataaacaaaatttacagTGTCAAAATTTTTTCTATTTGCTTTATTCTTCACAAAGTTCTCTATGGAATATGTAGCATTATCTGTAGACCTGTTGCTGTTGTGTTCAGCTGAATTAGCACTTCTGTCTGACCGACAAACAACGCAAAGTGAAACTGCTGAAAATTTTGCTCGGCATCATAgacataaaactttttttgttcTTCCACTTTCGAAAACCCTTTTTCGGCAGATCGCAATTTCAGAATgtgttaaaaatactttttgagtCTATGCAtgaagattttttaataactgatAGTTCCTTGCTTCCCTTTTCCAGCTAATTCCAAACGAAAGCCCTTGCATAGTAGCGACAATGGTACAGGGTAGGTAATAAAGGAAGGGCATAGTGCATAGGGGATCTGTGATCTTTTGAGTAGTGTCTGCCCTTGAAGAGATACGAGAACCTTTTAATCTCACGATATCTACGCagctttgttttgtttattaaaaggCAAAGGGCATATTTCAATTCTACTTTTACTCGCATACCTATTTATAAATGagcttttactttttattattttagggaGAGagtagaataaattataaatcgcatattagataaaaaaactcacttaaaaaaaattggtaggctgtaaagtcggcttactgacgatagttgaacgtgacaacgtcgtaagaaaatactgatgcaatggttgcatttttcaaaagaaaattttaattttatttgtttgatagatattatcgttgctataaacaattgacaccacattcacttttcactgcacttcatccttgccgaaaacatgtaaatgtattattgtatagaagctgtccacacggacgcatcgctcactcaagtaggagagagacagatgtcgaacgcggaggccgactgtgcctctttgtcgctcgttccgcgctctcgcttgcacttgccttgaatggaacgtctcagagcgaggtaacgccgcatacgtcatgtattttcgtgcgtgcagccggctccatcgaattataagacgttgtcacgtcaaaaggcATATTTTCTTAGACAGCATTGATagtaattgaattttttttaatttgcttcgGCCGGAATTGTTGCAACGCTGTGTTCGCTTAAGGGCACTCTGATTGCCGaagtaattacaggcgcatgaggcttaaaacctatgcctcaggttgatggacacatggcggcaAGTTccaggacgagttccttgcttgccctgcaaagtgtcgcTCTGTTTTTTGATGGTATTCCAATCAGGTGGGCTTTGgctgtcaattattaatataatataatacataaaaataatgtgctaGATGTTTAAAGTcataattattacctacaaaaaaagtctgggaggctatatgtctaactgttaggTCAAAATAACcggtttttgttataatttgtcaatcaaaacacgggtacaatctaaagatggtggcattcctatcatgaattcaatccttatccaaataaatagatttataatataaattgattatgtacctgcaaattcctctttaaattattcaaatttgacctatgtttagaagttacaacgggtatagaaatgctaaaagcaagaaaaatgcagagggccgcccggccgcgtattaaacagtttggaaataaaactggaccccgtaggtggcgctgcaattaggttcttagtttttttaatacaagttgcgcgggtcagctattatttaatatttcatataacTTTAGTACCATATGGGATTGAATAGGCATTCTCCAAGCAATCGTATAAGACTACAAAATCCGCATTTTTTTCAAATGCTGTTTTAAAAAAGTGAAATGACTTTAACATTAAGAGAACGGAGTACATATTACTAAGTGCCCTAATCATTCCTTCAGTTTCCTTGGTCTGGCAAAAAGTGAAACCGCCGTCAAAACGCATTAACAAATACCAGGCAATCATAAAGCACGTGTAGTAATCAACACCACAGGGTAATTTAAGTGAAACTCTCTAATCTCCGCAGATTGCAGGCTTTAACGGGCTGTCCGAGGCGGTGCGACGGTTGGATTTCTCCTCCGCAGTCCGCGACGTACGCAGGTTCAATTACATCTGTGCGCTGTTGGAGCTTCTACTCGGAGGGCAGAAGTTGACTAATTTGCCAGGAGCAGCTCAGAAGCTACTGTTGTCTATGCTTGAACAGTTGGCAGATCACGGTATATAATACATCTTTTTAAGTTatcttttttaatcttttataatttatatccttGGCCCTCAGGATGTAAATTATGGTcccttttttatgtatgtacttGTATCAAGGTGTCCATAGTCAAtttataatggttttttttttatttttctactagtACTTGCATCTTAAGCAAACAGCAGCCAGAAGTTTGCACCATCATAATTATGAACCCATAAACTACACAGCACATTTTtcatgatattttcctttaactttcaagcaattgatattttttattaatgtttttagtatCTAAATCTTCGGTTTATTCCATAATCGATTTTATTGTAATTCTTTTGTTATTCCATTAATACTGGCTTCTTATGCAAACTACAGAGCAAagatgacggccgagtggcacagtgggcatcgaccctgctttctgagtccaaggccgtgggttcgattcccacaactggagagtgtttgtgtgatgaacatgaatgtttttcagtgtctgggtgtttatctgtctattataagtatttatgtgtattatattcataaaaaaatattcatcagctatctcagtacccataacacaagctacgcttactttggggctagatggcaatgtgtgtattgtcgtactatataaaaaaatatatatatataaaaaagatgtttttatcgccgtcatcattatcaaaccagtACAGGCCCCCACCTCAAGAAGTGGTGTCCTTGAGAACATGATGGgtaactctcaggaatgcaggtttaatacctttaaagcaagtgatatttatttgctaaattaAAAGAGGCCCATAATACCGGAGAGTTGGCGTATCGGGGATCAAACTCTGTTCTCCCGAAAGGGATGGGATTGTTAACCACTGGGATATCACATCCTTTCTTATTTACAGTCGCACAATCAAAACAGAACCTAAATGCGCTTCGAGCATTGCTAGTAGCGTTATCAGCTTTACGTGAAGCGGAGCGACGTGCTTGCTGGGGTCGGCCGTTGGGTTCCCGCGCATTGTGGGGACACCACGATCACGCCATCGCCAGAATCAACCATATCGCTAATAGTATACGCATTACGGAGGTAAGTTGAACTCCACCTTTTTCTATTGCCCTAGTACTTACATAAGTGTCAGGTGATAGGAACGGCTAGCTAAAATTCTAGCACGGTATTCCAGGGTCACATAAGTATCTAACTCAAAACTGTATATTTTGCCAATTTGTGTATTTTTCGATTTACTTGTTCTTTTAAAACTTAAGAGAAGATAACTTTCTCAATTAAATAGCGGCTACTTGCGAGTTGCGACTTCTTATAGAACAACTTTTGATTAGTAATTTTCGTGTCCATACAAGCTTTTACCCCCGACCTACCGCGTCGCATTGATCACCCGCGCTATAACATCTTTTcctccttaaattgtttaataacctATAAACCTTTCTCAACAATTGAGCTATCGAATGAAATACAGACTTTTCAAATTGGACTATGTCCCAAATCTACGAACAATTAAAATGACCGCCTTCAAACATCATATTTTAAGGTATAGATATAGTTTCGCATAGACATAAATTCGCGCAGGGACCAAAGAGATAAGTAATATAAGGAATTCACAAGGTGATTAAACATTCCGTTTCATCACCTTGTCATGCAAATATCGGGTCGAAATAAACATGAACCCTCTTGAGCTATTGTTAATGCGCACGCTAGACGTTTGATGGAACGTGAAAGCATAGTTAGGTATTACAGCCTACCCAAATTTCCACCCTAAAAGCTTGATCCATTCTAAATAGGTTTTTAAAAAGTACTATCATCAACACAATGTTTTTATACAGGTGTATTTGCAGGCACATACATGATGTTTAAgctatttcttacttttttttctgtGCTCTTGGCAATGGTATTCTAATTTAATCAGGTGGGCCACGTTCTTGTcagacaattattactataaaaaaaaaaaaagtttggtcGATTGTAAATCggtttttagaaaataaatatcaagcTTATATCCTACATATCCTTTATAACAATCCATCTATCAGTTATCTTTTAGTATATAGTTTTTAAGACtatagtttttaataacaatCCATCTATCAGTAATCTTTTAGTATATAGTTTTTAAGActatagtttttaataacttaaagcAACAATATTTTTGGCAATAAAGCCATAGatcattttttgttaaataaaaacgttGCCTTTATAATTTTGCTGAAATTTGCTATGTGTTCACGTTGTTTTGTTCCAGCCGGGCCCAGAAGTAATGCCAAAACTTCACGATTTGCCTGAGGAGTGCATCAGGGAGATATTGTTGAGGATATCGGATCACAGGGATTTAGATGTAAGTGTTTTATTGAAGGCAttctactatttaaaaaaaaaaatccttaaaaaatattttaccttcGACATCtgggataaataaaaaatatatatatacactcatcgccatctagccccaaagtaagcgtagcaagtgttatggatactaagatagccgatcaatatttttatgaatataataaaaatattcatcagctatcataatttttatgaagcgttgatagcccagtgggtaggactcactttcgggcgagttcgaatcccagcatgcaacCCAacacttttcttagttatgtgcgttttaat is a window encoding:
- the LOC120630251 gene encoding F-box only protein 32 isoform X1 yields the protein MPFISKDWRSPGEEWVKTQEGWEKKKVLECTAQRYAAISNFNNPDDNQQKWIGTSDEGDKGSEDVVARVPPHCHITIKCTREIAGFNGLSEAVRRLDFSSAVRDVRRFNYICALLELLLGGQKLTNLPGAAQKLLLSMLEQLADHVAQSKQNLNALRALLVALSALREAERRACWGRPLGSRALWGHHDHAIARINHIANSIRITEPGPEVMPKLHDLPEECIREILLRISDHRDLDSASSAWPVMASVCSEQRVWRELVIFHFTPQQVDSLPKGEGKDVDWKKVFHQLRKLYGLREDAQYAETLSLCRHCKCLFWRSLGHPCIADQCPEYRERLKEAGGPLPPHPVPPAAFLKFFSL
- the LOC120630251 gene encoding F-box only protein 32 isoform X2: MPFISKDWRSPGEEWVKTQEGWEKKKVLECTAQRIGTSDEGDKGSEDVVARVPPHCHITIKCTREIAGFNGLSEAVRRLDFSSAVRDVRRFNYICALLELLLGGQKLTNLPGAAQKLLLSMLEQLADHVAQSKQNLNALRALLVALSALREAERRACWGRPLGSRALWGHHDHAIARINHIANSIRITEPGPEVMPKLHDLPEECIREILLRISDHRDLDSASSAWPVMASVCSEQRVWRELVIFHFTPQQVDSLPKGEGKDVDWKKVFHQLRKLYGLREDAQYAETLSLCRHCKCLFWRSLGHPCIADQCPEYRERLKEAGGPLPPHPVPPAAFLKFFSL